In a single window of the Saccharothrix australiensis genome:
- a CDS encoding glycosyltransferase family 87 protein, which produces MVSPSQHVPVHADDTDSLGADERVRPTWTEPLARAAAKPLGGPVGRHAAVGRQWFWTPLRVVLLLAVVTLSFAYLQKSPCIQQYVDANGTVQLDWRGSKQFTALCYSDTVPLYTAERLDKPDTFPYKTSWVDDEGKPTEHVRYMEYPVLTGMFQWLNARMAQGWTRIAETGWLPNPMTVIVYFDITALWLALAWLVTTWAVVGLARRRPWDAALVAVSPLVVVHAFTNFDTLATAFATAGLLAWARKKPLVAGVLLGLGGAAKLYPLFLLGPLLLLCWRADRMKAGLTTLSATLATWAVVNAPIAYLYPDGWREFFRLNTERGVDPDSLYNVVAQWTDWRGFDPGLLPGQAPEVLNTVSAVLFLLCCAAIGYVALSAPTRPRLPQLGFLVVAAFLLTNKVWSPQYSLWLVPLAVLALPRWKPLLAWMAVDALVWVPRMYFYLGVENKGLPIDWFLGAVLVRDVAVIALCVLVVREVYRPSLDLVRRTGDDDPCGGFLDEAPDKRVLRVPRRAAPRHA; this is translated from the coding sequence GTGGTGAGTCCTTCGCAGCACGTGCCGGTGCACGCCGACGACACCGATTCGCTCGGCGCCGACGAGCGCGTCCGCCCGACGTGGACCGAGCCGTTGGCGCGAGCGGCGGCCAAGCCGCTCGGCGGACCGGTGGGCAGGCACGCCGCGGTCGGCAGGCAGTGGTTCTGGACGCCGCTGCGGGTCGTGCTGCTGCTGGCCGTGGTGACGCTGTCGTTCGCGTACCTCCAGAAGTCGCCGTGCATCCAGCAGTACGTGGACGCCAACGGCACCGTGCAGCTCGACTGGCGGGGCAGCAAGCAGTTCACCGCACTGTGCTATTCGGACACCGTGCCGCTGTACACGGCGGAACGGCTCGACAAGCCGGACACCTTCCCCTACAAGACGTCCTGGGTGGACGACGAGGGCAAGCCGACCGAGCACGTCCGGTACATGGAGTACCCGGTGCTGACCGGGATGTTCCAATGGCTCAACGCGCGGATGGCGCAGGGCTGGACGCGGATCGCGGAGACCGGCTGGCTGCCGAACCCGATGACCGTGATCGTCTACTTCGACATCACCGCGCTGTGGCTGGCGCTGGCGTGGCTGGTGACGACGTGGGCGGTGGTGGGGCTGGCGCGGCGGCGGCCGTGGGACGCGGCGCTGGTCGCGGTGTCACCGCTGGTGGTGGTGCACGCCTTCACCAACTTCGACACGCTGGCGACGGCGTTCGCGACCGCCGGCCTGCTGGCGTGGGCGCGGAAGAAGCCCTTGGTGGCGGGCGTCCTGCTGGGCCTCGGCGGTGCGGCCAAGCTGTACCCGCTGTTCCTGCTCGGCCCCCTGCTGCTGCTGTGCTGGCGCGCGGACCGGATGAAGGCGGGGCTGACGACGCTGAGCGCGACGCTGGCGACGTGGGCGGTGGTGAACGCGCCCATCGCCTACCTGTACCCGGACGGGTGGCGCGAGTTCTTCCGGCTCAACACCGAGCGCGGGGTCGACCCCGACTCGCTGTACAACGTGGTCGCGCAGTGGACCGACTGGCGCGGCTTCGACCCCGGCCTCCTGCCGGGGCAGGCGCCCGAGGTGCTGAACACGGTGAGCGCGGTGCTGTTCCTCCTGTGCTGCGCGGCGATCGGGTACGTGGCGCTGTCCGCGCCGACCCGCCCCCGGTTGCCGCAGCTCGGTTTCCTGGTGGTGGCGGCGTTCCTGCTGACGAACAAGGTGTGGAGCCCGCAGTACTCGCTGTGGCTGGTGCCGCTGGCCGTGCTGGCGCTGCCGCGCTGGAAGCCGCTGCTGGCGTGGATGGCGGTGGACGCGCTGGTCTGGGTGCCCCGGATGTACTTCTACCTGGGCGTGGAGAACAAGGGCCTGCCGATCGACTGGTTCCTGGGCGCGGTGCTGGTGCGGGACGTCGCGGTGATCGCGCTGTGCGTGCTCGTCGTGCGCGAGGTCTACCGGCCGTCGCTGGACCTGGTGCGGCGGACGGGCGACGACGACCCGTGCGGCGGTTTCCTGGACGAGGCCCCGGACAAGCGGGTGCTCCGCGTGCCGCGCCGCGCCGCGCCGCGGCACGCCTGA
- the rpsF gene encoding 30S ribosomal protein S6: protein MRHYEVMVILDPSLDERTIAPSLDTFLNVIRTTGGNVEKVEVWGKRRLSFEISKNTEGIYAVLDLIATPDAVKELDRQLGLQETVLRTKVLRREPAKAAPAKA from the coding sequence ATGCGTCATTACGAAGTCATGGTCATCCTGGACCCCAGTCTCGACGAGCGCACCATCGCGCCCTCGCTCGACACGTTCCTCAACGTCATCCGCACCACGGGCGGCAACGTCGAGAAGGTCGAGGTGTGGGGCAAGCGCCGGCTGAGCTTCGAGATCAGCAAGAACACCGAGGGCATCTACGCGGTGCTCGACCTGATCGCGACGCCGGACGCGGTGAAGGAACTGGACCGCCAGCTCGGTCTACAGGAGACGGTGCTCCGGACCAAGGTCCTGCGCCGCGAGCCCGCCAAGGCCGCACCCGCCAAGGCTTAG
- a CDS encoding class I SAM-dependent DNA methyltransferase codes for MTELPPAVSSTGPAGADPAFLDTTRAAYDAVAVDYEALLRDQLARGVVDRAVLGAFAESASGPVLDVGCGPGRVTTHLAGLGLDVSGVDLSPGMVAVARTRYPDLRFEVGSMTDLDHPDGGLGGVVAWYSVIHVPPHLHPGVFAGFHRVLRPGGHLLVAFQVGDERRDFTEGYGHEITLSAYRLRPERVAEQLVDAGFEPHSTLVRAPEPPNEKTPQAYLLVRKP; via the coding sequence GTGACCGAACTCCCACCGGCGGTGTCCTCGACCGGGCCCGCCGGGGCCGACCCCGCCTTCCTGGACACGACCCGCGCCGCGTACGACGCGGTGGCGGTCGACTACGAGGCGCTGCTGCGCGACCAGCTCGCGCGCGGCGTGGTGGACCGGGCGGTGCTGGGCGCGTTCGCCGAATCGGCGTCGGGGCCGGTCCTGGACGTCGGCTGCGGGCCCGGCCGCGTCACCACCCACCTGGCCGGCCTCGGCCTGGACGTGTCCGGTGTCGACCTGTCGCCCGGAATGGTCGCCGTGGCCCGGACCCGGTACCCGGACCTGCGGTTCGAGGTGGGCTCGATGACCGACCTCGACCACCCGGACGGCGGCCTGGGCGGTGTCGTGGCGTGGTACTCGGTGATCCACGTCCCGCCGCACCTGCACCCCGGCGTGTTCGCGGGGTTCCACCGCGTCCTGCGGCCGGGCGGGCACCTGCTGGTGGCGTTCCAGGTCGGCGACGAGCGCCGCGACTTCACCGAGGGGTACGGCCACGAGATCACCCTGAGCGCCTACCGGCTGCGGCCGGAGCGGGTCGCCGAGCAGCTCGTCGACGCCGGCTTCGAGCCGCACTCCACGCTGGTGCGCGCGCCGGAACCGCCGAACGAGAAGACGCCGCAGGCGTACCTGCTCGTGCGCAAGCCCTGA
- a CDS encoding glycosyltransferase family 87 protein: protein MSATRVGATVPGHRSERRSHRFGRAALAALVLLCGLTLLLGFANKDRCTGPAFDQWGRSQPHYEQRNKADVCYSDIQHLWIGRDIDRHVFPYVDGGITDKGVLTGGTVEYPVLTGLLIWAGAIPAHDDAGFLLFSALLMAPFGLAAAWLLGKLSGWRALLWAIGPPMVLYAYHNWDLPVAFCSVAAVYVVHRGWGRTPRPLVDRAVVAGVLLGLGFAFKLYPAAFVLPLCLYVLTGGREGPAEGRARDWEGAVKVALASVATVALVNLPFAVVGFEGWQASFTFQQLRRVDITTNSVWFWSMRPFMPDDTMQALVNVLSPVGILLSFALACWIGWRRYRREGVYPWVSVSAAMLCGFLLLHKVHSPQYTLWLVPMFVLLRVPLGWVFAYFAADLAMGIGIFRWYYAIQFGQPSGIYDGFSAQAVVIGVWGRAALLAVLFFLFLRSQVSFRDRPPARSPTAGVIDA from the coding sequence GTGAGCGCGACGCGGGTGGGCGCGACCGTGCCCGGACACCGCTCCGAGCGGCGGTCCCACCGGTTCGGCCGCGCCGCCCTCGCCGCCCTGGTCCTGCTGTGCGGGCTCACCCTGCTGCTCGGGTTCGCGAACAAGGACCGCTGCACGGGGCCGGCGTTCGACCAGTGGGGTCGCAGCCAGCCCCACTACGAGCAGCGCAACAAGGCGGACGTCTGCTACTCGGACATCCAGCACCTGTGGATCGGCCGGGACATCGACCGGCACGTGTTCCCCTACGTCGACGGCGGCATCACCGACAAGGGCGTGCTGACCGGCGGCACGGTCGAGTACCCGGTGCTGACGGGCCTGCTGATCTGGGCGGGCGCGATCCCGGCGCACGACGACGCGGGCTTCCTGCTGTTCTCGGCGCTGCTGATGGCGCCGTTCGGGCTGGCCGCGGCGTGGCTGCTGGGGAAGCTGAGCGGGTGGCGGGCGCTGCTGTGGGCGATCGGGCCGCCGATGGTGCTCTACGCGTACCACAACTGGGACCTGCCGGTGGCGTTCTGCTCGGTGGCCGCCGTGTACGTGGTGCACCGGGGCTGGGGTCGGACGCCGAGACCGCTGGTCGACCGGGCCGTCGTGGCGGGCGTGCTGCTGGGCCTCGGGTTCGCGTTCAAGCTCTACCCGGCGGCCTTCGTGCTGCCGCTGTGCCTGTACGTGCTGACCGGTGGGCGCGAGGGCCCGGCCGAGGGCCGCGCCCGCGACTGGGAGGGCGCGGTGAAGGTCGCCCTCGCGTCGGTGGCGACCGTCGCCCTGGTGAACCTGCCGTTCGCGGTGGTCGGGTTCGAGGGCTGGCAGGCGTCGTTCACCTTCCAGCAGCTGCGCCGGGTGGACATCACCACGAACTCCGTCTGGTTCTGGTCGATGCGGCCGTTCATGCCGGACGACACGATGCAGGCCCTGGTGAACGTCCTGTCGCCGGTGGGCATCCTGCTGTCGTTCGCGCTCGCGTGCTGGATCGGCTGGCGGCGGTACCGGCGCGAGGGCGTGTACCCGTGGGTGTCGGTGTCGGCGGCCATGCTGTGCGGGTTCCTGCTGCTGCACAAGGTGCACTCGCCGCAGTACACGCTGTGGCTGGTGCCCATGTTCGTGCTGCTGCGCGTCCCGCTGGGCTGGGTGTTCGCGTACTTCGCGGCGGACCTCGCGATGGGCATCGGCATCTTCCGCTGGTACTACGCGATCCAGTTCGGCCAGCCGTCCGGCATCTACGACGGCTTCTCCGCGCAGGCCGTGGTGATCGGCGTGTGGGGCCGGGCCGCGCTGCTCGCGGTGTTGTTCTTCCTGTTCCTGAGGTCGCAGGTGTCCTTCCGCGACCGGCCGCCGGCGCGGTCCCCGACCGCGGGGGTGATCGACGCGTGA
- a CDS encoding deoxyribonuclease IV: MRIGAHVRDDDPLGAAVARGAEVVQFFLADPQGWKAPKPHPRTDELVASDLDVFIHAPYLANVASLNNRIRIPSRKMVLQHAEAAAKVGAKGLIVHGGHVAKGEDPADGIANWRKMFERQAADGGFAVPILIENTAGGENAMARTFDMLGRLWDAVGEFDAGFCLDTCHAFASGEDLVGIVDRVKAITGRIDLVHLNSSRDEFGSGRDRHANLASGTIDPAQLVAVVAAAGAPALVETPEEGQAEDIAFLREHLAR; encoded by the coding sequence ATGCGCATCGGAGCCCACGTCCGGGACGACGACCCGCTGGGCGCCGCGGTCGCTCGCGGGGCCGAGGTCGTCCAGTTCTTCCTGGCCGACCCGCAGGGCTGGAAGGCGCCCAAGCCGCACCCGCGGACCGACGAGCTGGTGGCCTCCGACCTCGACGTCTTCATCCACGCCCCGTACCTGGCGAACGTGGCGTCGCTCAACAACCGCATCCGCATCCCGTCCCGCAAGATGGTCCTCCAGCACGCCGAGGCCGCGGCCAAGGTGGGCGCGAAGGGCCTGATCGTGCACGGCGGCCACGTCGCCAAGGGCGAGGACCCGGCCGACGGCATCGCGAACTGGCGCAAGATGTTCGAGCGCCAGGCCGCGGACGGCGGGTTCGCGGTCCCGATCCTGATCGAGAACACCGCGGGCGGCGAGAACGCGATGGCCCGCACGTTCGACATGCTGGGCCGCCTGTGGGACGCGGTCGGCGAGTTCGACGCCGGGTTCTGCCTGGACACCTGCCACGCGTTCGCGTCCGGCGAGGACCTGGTCGGCATCGTGGACCGGGTCAAGGCGATCACCGGCCGCATCGACCTCGTGCACCTGAACAGCTCGCGCGACGAGTTCGGCTCCGGCCGCGACCGGCACGCCAACCTCGCGTCGGGCACGATCGACCCGGCGCAGCTGGTCGCGGTGGTCGCCGCGGCGGGCGCGCCGGCACTGGTCGAGACCCCGGAGGAAGGGCAGGCGGAGGACATCGCGTTCCTCCGCGAGCACCTGGCCCGGTGA